CGGGGTCCGGCTCAGGACATGAACGGGCCCCCCCATTCTAAAGAATTCCCAATCAAGTTACTTTTACACGGGATATTCGGTTCCTTCGTACTGGCTCTAATACTGCACAAACTTGGCCGAAATACATTTCCAAGGTACGCGTCAAGACACCAGCAACCAATATAACCTGTGCTTGGACGCGACTAGACCTGATATGGTAGAAACTCTCACTCCAAGATCTCTCTAGGTAATATCATCTATCCAATGACGAAAACCAACCGGGAATGTCCTTGCCCGGACCCTTTTAGCCGGGCCAATTCGGGGCTCGATTCAGGGCAATTcgctaccttttttttcgctgccCAAAAGTCCCACTTTTCACGTCGACTGGCTGTCGGTCGCTGACCGCCAACTCTTCGCCAGCCCCAAAGAGCCTCACAAAAGAGGGGATCATGGCTTCATCCCCCACATCAACTAGCCCTTTCTATTCCTGGTGGAAATGGGAGGCTGGTGCATGCATCATTGAGAGGAGTAGTCAGAAATACTACTTGGGCGGGCAGCGGCATGGTGACGTGACTTGCTGGAGAGTGGATATGGCATGGTCCCCCAGGGTTGCCGGTGCGCTGCTGGGTGCTCCTCCTTTCCGTTCATGACGGAGTGGACGAGCCATGAGCGGGCTCCCGGGTCACGAGGTGAAGGTGATACTAACTGCAGATGTGCGTGCTACCAAGTTGCATCAGTATCGTCTGTCTGTATCGTATAGTTACCGACGCCGCTTTTCCCGGTTTCCGGACCTTTGGCAGTACCTTTGGCAGTGGACTTGACAGCCTCGATTGACATTTGCCCCTGAACTAGTTTACCGGCCAAAAGTCCGGATCAAGGCATTTGTGGAAGACGATAGAGGTATCAGCCTGGTAGTCGCCTCTATGATTGGTACCAGCTCCCCTCTACGCCGGGAAATTGCATAGGTAGGTCTGGTGATTTATTTGCTCTCTTGCGCTGTCACTATTCAATAGTCTGTCTGTACAGGACCGACGGTCAAAGATGTATTCTCGATCCTCGCATGTGGCAGGCAGATTCTGTCCTTCCTGTCTCAGACTTGAGAACTTTTTGTCTTGTTCTCATTGGCCATCGCATGGAGGGACGGCTTTGTTAACGTGTCTGATCTTGGTGCTGAACAAGATTTAATGTCTCACGGACTTATATCACACCCTGCCGGGCTGAGATGACCAATCATGAGCGAGCGGAATGGACGAAGGAGCTGAAGTGCAACTGCAAGAGCGCACGAGGGAGGCAAATTTTTTTATGACAGACATTACCAGTAAAAGTCAGCCTGTGCTCGTTGGTATGGTCTTTCTTCGCAACTGCGCGAGATACCAGGCGCAGTTTTCTGATGCTTGTGCCACATTTTCGGGTTCGACAAAACCACAAACAAACCACGTATCTGTGTAACGAAcagacgacgacgccgacgaagacgacgacaAAAATGACGACCTGGAGAGGACGAGCATTTTAGCAATATTAACATGACAGACAGCATACAAGGCCAATGGGATTTCTGGTGAGTCAGGAAGCGAATTGCGACCAGCAAGGGCGAGCAAATGAGCGCCCTTCATTCTACGAAGATGCTCGTCCTCAATGGTCGAAATCCCTTGGAGTGGAGGTGGAACCACTATCTGCATGTAAAGCATTGACGCGAGTGCAGGGGTTTTTGGGCGTAGCGAGCGAGGAGGGGGTGAAGATCGTCGAATccactttttgttttctgtttTCTGTTTCCTACCTTGTGTAATTACTCTGTAAAATGGATTAGTTGACGGGCAAGACGAGGCTCCAAGTCTGAAGCAGGCCCGTACGGAATATCGAGAACTAGGGAACAATCAAGCCCCCTGGTCTCGTCTAGGTTGGTCCCGTGATGCTTCTCCTGACAGGGCGGGAATTGGACCTCGGTGTGTGCAAGGTCAaagggtcttttttttcctttttttttttctcttcttcttggactAGGCAAGGTACGTATACAAACCTAAAGCACGCAAGGCAAAGGTCGGTCGATATGTGGGATTCTATTCTGACTTGCCGACGCATGCTACAAGCTACGCCATCCAACCACGTATTTTACGGATACAGTATGTACGTCGTAGGTTTCAACTCCGCAGCACTGGTCCTGTGCCTTTCTGTCATTTGCTTGTCTGAGGTACACACTTTGAAGTGCGCATCCGCCAAGCCTTCTGCTCATTTGCGCAATGGGATCTTACCAGTCTTGCGCAGCCAAAGATGGCAAGCtgcatacttttttttttccctgcgCAATTCAGCAGATGATCGACACAGTCCACTCAGCACAAGAGGAAAACCCAAACAGCAAATCTGATTGTTCCAAGACTTCACACATCTTGTAGCTCTGTGTGGCTGTCTCTGTGTGCGTGTGTGAATCGAAACACCTGAGACAAGAGTGTGGATTGTCATTATTACGAGGGTGCAAAGGGTTGAATGTATCACCTCGCTCGAGATGCTCCCCTCACACCGCCTTTTCGGTCCAGGTCGACATCCCAGTCCCTCTAACCATGCCGCAGTGAGGAGAAGGACGACGCCaccgggcttttttttgtacgTATGTCCTGGACAGGCCTGATTGCAGACGACGCGAGTGATTCCGAGGCGCGTGGGGGGACAGAACgcctggcttgcctggctTGCTCAACACTACGCGAGGTTGTCGACTACTGTACTCTGTACGTATGGTCATGTtttggacaaaaaaaaagccacgcCAGCTTGAGCTGCTTTGCATGATTACGGAGACAAGCCTTCGGTCAGAGGCGAAGATGTAAAATTCCCAGGGAACATGCCTGCTGGAAGGGCATCACTGCCGCTGTAGGAGGAGGCAAAAGCAAAGAGACCGCTGAAGCCTCACTGCCCGATCTAGATTGCCAACACCTACGTGTACCAGGGCTTTGCCGTGATCGATTGGGTCTCCGCACCGGGGAATAGAGATGAATTATATGCATGGTGATGATCGCCTCGCCTGTTTTGTCTTGTTGCCTCGCTGCTGCTTGCTGCAAAGTAAGCTGGGGACGGACAGACGTGTACAATGTAAACAAATACTTGAACTTTTGTCAAAAACAAAAGGTCCGCCCcgggctgttttttttttcggtttgCCACTGTTGGGTACCATCGGATGGGAGTTCTTATCTGCATGGCGTTTCTGCACAAGAGAAGGGGGGATGGAGGGATATAGGCGGCTTGATATGATCCCCAATGTGTGTACAGTACAGCACACCACCAGAGGGCCCAAAAAGGTCCCCTAATAGTTCCGGATTCTTGGGCACCCTAGCGTCCTTGTACGGGTATCTTGGGTGAGTGCTCCGTATGGACGGATTTCAGGGGAGATTGGATCCGAGAAGAAGCAAGAGGCTCGTTGTGTTTGTCAACAGTGTGCCTGTTTAGGAAATCCAGGCTCTATAGAATAGTGCAGGGTAAGTGAGATGCAGCTCAGTATAGAGTTAAGGCTTGCGAGCTAAGTTTTTGGGTCTTCTTCTCAttgtgcttttcttttcttttccacaGACCTGATATATTCTCTTGCATGTCTCAAGCCTCAACTGGAATCTCTACATCAGCCACCACCGCCCGGTGATCTGACAGGAAAATCTTGTCGTCAAACCTGTTTGACAAGACCCCAAACGTGACAAACTTGACCTGGGCCGCGTCATCcttgacaaaaagaaaatcgaTCCTCTTGGGCGTTTCGTTCGGCTCCCCAAAGGAGGTATACGTGACATCTTTGTACCCATATCTCTTGTCCTCCGGGATCACGGTCGAGATGTCCCGCATCCCAGCCCCCTCCCCGGGCTTGGTGATGCCCTCGTAGGCGCCCTCCCCGGGCGCACTGTTGAAATCACCACCCAGAAACACGGGCAACCTCtgcccgtcgtcgtcggtgcCCCACTCCTCCGCCACCGCGAGCAGAACGCCTGCGCTCTCCCTCCGCGCCACCTCGCCCCGGTGATCCAGGTGGGTGCtcatgacgacgacggccgTCCCCGCGGCTTTATGCCGGAGCCGCACGGCCGTCACGACCCGCGGGAGCGCGGCGTCCCAGCCTCTGCTCGGCTCCGACGGGGTCTTGCTCAGCCAGTAGGTCTGGGTCCGCTCGGCGCGCCAGACGTCCCGGCGGTAAAAAACGGGCGAGTGCTCGCCCTTTGTGGCGCCGTCGTCGCGGCCCACGCCGACGTGCGCCCACGACGGGCCCAGCGCCGCCGCGACGTCGAGCAGCTGCGCGTGCAGGACTTCTTGCAGGCACACCAGGGCGGTGTCGCGTCCCGCGGTCGTAAAGGTCAGCTGGGAGAAGAGGTGACTGCGGCGCTCGGCCTAGGGCAGCTCGTTGGGGGATGGGGAGGTCGTGGCGTAGCGGATGTTGTGGGTGATGAGGCGGACTGGGAGCCGGGGAGAGGGCTGCATGGTTACGAGGACCATATTGTGGAGGGTGGGTGATTTGGTCTTGTTGGGTTTTTGGGGCTTGAGGCTTGGTGAGCTATGTCGTCATGAACTGAAACATGGAATAGGATGAGGTTGACCTGGACGGATGTCTTCATTACAATAATCGCTTGGTACGAATAATTGAACTGCAGCAAGCTCTCGAATTTCATGGCATGGCGTGAGGGGGATACACGTGACCACAACTTGGCTCTAGGGGACATTCAAGTCAACCATCCGTTCATTCTCACCCATAAACAATAAGCTTTAGGGGCCTCACTAGAACATTTGACAATTCTCATGACGGAATGTTTGTCTGTTATCTTCCTCCTTATCTGGGAACCTCTCGAGAATATGTGTTCTTGTCAGCACTATTTTAGTTAGCTGAAAAAGCCCATCTGATACACCCCAACGCAGAAACCTGGAGGGCTAGGATGGTATCTGTACTGGAGAGGATCAAGACATTTCTGTTAGTATTATCTGTGTTTAAAAACAAGGCTAGTTCCAGCCCTGCTTCCCGCAAGTTAAGAAGCAATCCTAGACCTACCTACTGAGGTATGTATATGCCACGGCGTGTTAGCCACGTGCGTTATACTCTTCTCTAGCGCCCAACTAGACGCATTAGTTCATGGAATTGAGCCGCAATTCTGCTGTGCATGAGACGAACACGAAGCAAGCCAGGGCCAGGTGACAAAATGACATGATGTCATGGAATTATGGAGTAGTATCGTCCTGGCTACAGGAGTACAGGCTGGCTGACGGTCTTGCTGTAAACTAGCTGGGATTTGCATATTGTCTGGGGTAAGAGCATTTAAATCGAGACATCGAGTTGATCCATACCAGTACTCGTTCTCAACAAAACACGGTTTTCTGTAATAGAATGATGAGTGTCTGTCTGGTTGTGGCTGCATGTCAAGAGTCTATCATGATTTGCTCCAACCATACCTGGCAAAGTGCGTTTTTGTTTCAAGTTAGCTCCCACAGTCCGTATTCCTCAGCAACGCTGTGTATATATACGAAGTGTCTAGCCAATGGAGTCAGGCAAGTGTCCGTGGGATAATAAATCCTTCTGGTTGGGCTTGACGCTTCGTTCATGACACTGTATATTCGCTCTACCGCAGCCGAATATTTATCCACAGCGGATTTGTTCATGTGGTATGTAACCATGTAAGGGGTGAATGAGGAAATTTAGTATCATCCATTTTGGACGCAAGAGACCGAACTAATATGGTTCTTTTGATTGCTACAGTAAAAGCCCCATGTCAATGCCAGTCAGGGGCCAGGGCAGCAGCTCTGTCAACTTGACTCAGGGTCCACCTCTAGGGATCGTCAGTATGaaattttttttgggagAGTTGGGGCTTTTTTTATACCGTTCAAATAGATCCGTACGGTTACTATTGTTGGAACCTAACCAGAAGGTTGCTCTCAATCATACCTAGATAGTTAGTGGCACGTTTCTTCTATGGTACCTTGGTAGGGATGGCACCGCAAAATTGTTTACCTCCCAGGGGGCCCATCAGGGGTATCAGGCGACTTGCTTGCCAAATATGACCCAGAAAGAACCTGCCAAGCACGATATGTGGAGGCAAGGCGGAGCTCTGTTTAGAATCAGAATTGTTGTTCAGGATACATAACAGGATGAGCACGTTCTATTTTGCTTCCACCTGTGCTGGTCCAGGAGCGTCTTGGGACTCCGACAAGAACCTGCTGCTCAAACGGTTCCACCACAAAGAGCCTTGCCGACAAAAATGATTCGCCTCAACCTGGCTCTGGGCCTCTGTGCTGCCGCTGCATATACGCCTGCAGCATCAGCAGCGTCCGTCGGCACAGTAGGGAAGCGCGAGGTTGATTGCACCGGTGTCAAAGCAATCAGCCCGCTCTGCAAATCCAATGAGGCCGCTTTCCACCGAGACGCCTTTTACGTCGGGGGTCGCGACCTGAAAACTGACCGGGGAACCAGCACGGCCGACCAGCTCTATGTCGAAAAGCTAACACCGACAGGCGGCGTGACACAAGCCAACCCGCTGGTCTTGTTCCATGGAGGGGGTTTCTCTGGGATCACATGGCTGAACACGCCCGACAACCGTAAAGGGTGGGCGTCGCACTTCATCGAGCAGGGTTACGCCGTCTACATTGTCGACTCGATTGCCGTCGGCCGGTCGACACAGATTGAAGCGGCGGGATATGCCCCCGTGGGAGCCGGTAGCCCCGTCGAGACGCTGCGAGATATCTTCACAGCGCCTCAAGACGTCAACCAGTACCCGCAGTCGCAGCTTCACACTCAATGGCCTGGGACTGGGAGGGAGGGCGACCCGGTGTTTGAGCAGTTTCGCCGATCGGCCCTGCCGCTGAGCGTCAACATGACCCGACACGAGACTGGCATGCGCGCGGCAGGGTGTGAGCTGCTTTCGCTGCTCGGAACACCATCCTTTCTGATCTCGCACTCTTTTGGCGCCGTGACACCGTTCCTGCTCACCAACGACTGCCCGCAGCTCGTGGCAGGCAACATTAACCTAGAACCGTCAGCCGGGCCTTTTTACCAATTCAACCTGGACGGAAGCGGGCAGGAAGCCTTCCTCTGGGGCATGTCAAACACCCCCATCGACTACGACCCGCCCGTGACGGAGGCATCCGGGCTGAAGACCGAGTTTGTGGGTAATGCCACCGCAGTTCAAGGCCGCTGTCGGTTGTTGGCCGAGCCCGCCCCTAAACTGCCCAAGGTTGCGAGCGTGCCCTATCTGGCTGTTGCGGGCGAGGCGAGCATCCACATACTCTGGGACCACTGCGCGGCCATGTTCATCAGGCAGGTTGGTGGCACAGCAGACTACGTCAAGCTGGCCGATGTGGGGGTTCGGGGGAACGGGCACTTTTCGCACATGGAGAAGAACAATCTGGAGGTGGCGCAAGTAGTGCAAGATTGGATTCGAAAGCGTGCTGCGCCACGCGTGTGAGACAAAGGACGCGTTGGCGTTttgtttctctctctctctctctctctctctctctctctctctctctctgaaTTTCGGATCACAACCGTGCCGCTGAAATGATAGCACATTACCAAGCTAACAAACAGCCCGCCTACCCGGTACCTACCCTAGGCAGGAAGATAAGGGCTCAAATTAAGCGAAACTAAGTGCCAATAGTATGGGGCACGTGACGGTGCTGTAGCTACTGATTTCAACGTGAGGAAGGAAGGAGACAAGATCACAGTGAATGCATCTTTTATCGCGGACGCGGGATTCGGACAGATGCTTGCTGCTCTTTACTTCTCTGATctcgatcgagcatttcaaatgcAAGACATTGTTTCTGTTCGCATCAACTTTCCCGTCTCCGCACCTTGGCCGCATCAATCACACGTCAATGTCATATGGACGCCCAGACGGACGCCTTGAAACACCCCCGCCTGGCTCCAAATTATATCGCCCCCCACCTTTTGGGGGTCAGCTGCGTACGAGAGAATCACAAACTTTCTCCCAAGGTCGTATAACAAACCTTCAATCTTGGTCATCTTGAACGACCAACTTGGCAGATAATCCTTGCCCGATGAATCTATGAGTCGTTCATTTTTTTGAATGCAGGGGCAATAACAGGAGATGTTGCTACGCGTCGCGTCTCTGGTAtctatctagaactaggtgcTTACCTACAACTTGACAGGTCAGCCGGCGCTGGCTTGCACTAAAAAGCCATCCCGAACAGTTCGTTCCTGTCTATAGAACGATAGCATTAACAATGGTTCCAAAAACCGTCCTGTCGACATTACGGGCCACACAAATATTGATGATATTTGGCCGATATCGGTGACTCTTGTTCGAAAACGATGCTCTTAGGCCATGTTCAGTCAAGAAGTCACTCAGCCGGTACTTGTGTTGCTGAACGCTAAAAACctacaaagaaaagaaacagcaaaaaaaaaaccaaaaaaaaccgaaAGAGTGTCGACAAAAGAACCTCCAAAAAGCATCGATAGCTCTGGtgcggcctggcggccgcatAATGCAAGGTACGCGGCGACAAGATCGACAGGGAACATGTATACATCTTGGTGCATCTACCTGCCGCTGCAGCCTGGCGATATTGGTGGACTGCAGCCGTGGATTAGCCCGACCCTTCCGTCCTTCTCacgtatcttttttttttttcacaagtGTGTGATACGAGAACATCCCGGGACTCATAGTCTATTATCAGCCTCCCACCCACCATATCAAACCGGTAGCGTCGGGTTTAGACAATATCCACTAGAGAATATATACACTAAACAATCGGCAGTGGTGTGGTGTCCACAGTCACCTGTCAACGGCCTTCATATCTCCTGGCTGATCAATCCAAGGCAAGAACTATTCGTGCCCGGCTAGCTACACTCCATCACTGTCTTAGCCCCGTCACGAGGACGACAACATCACCCGAATTCCTCCATGCTAACGGCCCGGTTTTAGATGCCAAAAACCCAGCTTTTGCTAAACCCAGAGAAACGCGACTGAAGAGGCGCCGTCGCAATCTGCACCAAGCCCAAGCCCCGCACGATGATTCACATGTATGCAAGCCTACCACTTTAGCACGCCGCGACTAAATCCAACAGATGGCGCGTCTTTGCATCCTTGGCGTGCGCCATAAACAGTTTAGCTCCGGCAGAGCTCCTCTTGGTTCTTTTGCCAGGCCAGGCAAGCCAGGGAGGCACCTCTGAACCCCACACAGCCTTCAGCCGTCGTGTGAATCACAATCCAACCCCCAACGTCTACTTATCCGGTTTCTGCTATCTACTTGGCTGGCAGAAGGACTCGGGTTTACGCACTCACACGAATGTGCCCCCCGTCGTCTCGTCTTGCCCGTAGAGTATTATGTGACACCCAAGCTGAGAATGACCATTCTCCACCAGCACGAGACAGCGACGACTTCCCCGCCGGTGACTTACATGCTAGCCCGGGACTatggtgctttttttttgtttctggcATTTTCTTGGTCCCCGGCGCAAGACCGCCGGGCAGTGTAGACGTGGTGGTGTGGACGCCTGACTAGCCTGCGCATCTGcctgcttttttctttcttttgtttgcctGCTTaccaccaccctcctccattATAAAATAAACTAGGGCTGCTTTTTGCTATTACCGTTTTGTCCACTCGGCTTTCTTCTCTTATTTGTGTTGCACTGCATCCCGGGCACTCCTGTTTGAACGTCGGCTTTCTCTGATAGGAGGGATTCGTGAGCCTGTCGTTACCATTCGTCACAATTCCTCGCACGAGATATCAGATTCGTTTGAGCCGGCCAGGCCGGCGCGCTATACTGGGTTCAGCTCAACTCAGCTTATAAGCAAGCTATCCCATCATCTTTTGTCAGATTTGTCGGTTCACTTGACTTttttgaagaaaaaaaaagatatatCAACACCTTGCACGTACTGGTTAGAGTTTTGGACCTTTTCATCATGTCGTCTTCCTTCATCAACATCCCCCACTTGCCTGGCAGCGTTCACAGCGCCAACACCTCAAAGAAGGTCACCCAACAAAGACCATCACCATACCTCAGCATCCAACACAGCAACGCCATGGGTAGCTCCTGGCCCCCAACTCAACTTCATCTGAGGGACATCATGACCCCGGACTACGACAACGACATTCCAATATTGGAGCGTAACCTTGACTTCATCGACGACGATCCACTGACATACTTCCTTACGCCAACCAAGGAAGAGGACGACCCGATGATGGACTTTGACGCCGGGATCGACGGCTCCTCGGCCGACATGATCCGCTCCGTCAGCCCCTCGCAGCTCGACGGCGGCAAGAAGAGcaacgccagcagcagcagcagcaacaacaccaGCCCATTCGCCCGGCCGCCGACGCCACCACGCTCACCGCCGGCACTGGGCG
The Pyricularia oryzae 70-15 chromosome 1, whole genome shotgun sequence DNA segment above includes these coding regions:
- a CDS encoding endonuclease/exonuclease/phosphatase, translated to MVLVTMQPSPRLPAERRSHLFSQLTFTTAGRDTALVCLQEVLHAQLLDVAAALGPSWAHVGVGRDDGATKGEHSPVFYRRDVWRAERTQTYWLSKTPSEPSRGWDAALPRVVTAVRLRHKAAGTAVVVMSTHLDHRGEVARRESAGVLLAVAEEWGTDDDGQRLPVFLGGDFNSAPGEGAYEGITKPGEGAGMRDISTVIPEDKRYGYKDVTYTSFGEPNETPKRIDFLFVKDDAAQVKFVTFGVLSNRFDDKIFLSDHRAVVADVEIPVEA